One region of Anticarsia gemmatalis isolate Benzon Research Colony breed Stoneville strain chromosome 2, ilAntGemm2 primary, whole genome shotgun sequence genomic DNA includes:
- the LOC142978019 gene encoding uncharacterized protein LOC142978019, with protein MLIFMVFLIFCKVTYVTNKNAGSAIFSSAQLHVKCWSKDDIAKLQARRAFEEIIPSVPNPEKINNRYIKNTHKYLKNAIKLAKSEIDPRTAQILTEALYDTIGGHLKSEILPNVKFSYYAGYIPYKNARQLHDLYEQIKISLNTQGLGWKRPARVPQWSNLTVSKILIGSGKFLDPCHCLVTKRDGNKCIHIPPPRMDDKHEPSAIYLPLKNEELVSLTSPKSENILLKYYTTVSRCILRSSPTNCRHADFVNFNNELWHWMKRDVAPHLADEKLYTAYGGVLRIAAAVQTYGKGLSRRNLFEFQDATVGRWNPWLQLTHSFIHVNTDWTPTLYVSLVVMAAIAICLLQVCYTYVFGEANSCHCKGKPKGSKSQEVAYSKVDSTFPAVFPDHSSIIFSARKRTKRSTMSKTSSVTTVKSKKMSDVNVDKDNIELDDSSSNEYDDEVSTSSKIDTERAQKPEVEASRPKSPPKIETSMAQLTIEKPRSQQSGKKITKPMYSTSTLTRSDATCCREALSDSAWSATSSSSSDKSASSSSSKSHSQRSRSSRDLAWARHVISKHNRRGVDKSSGTEIDGSFATPPTRR; from the coding sequence ATGTTAATTTTTATGGTgtttctaatattttgtaaagtaacctacgttacaaataaaaatgctgGCAGTGCAATATTCAGTAGTGCTCAACTCCACGTAAAGTGTTGGTCTAAAGATGATATTGCTAAATTGCAAGCGCGCAGAGCATTCGAAGAAATAATACCCTCTGTACCAAATccggaaaaaataaacaatcgtTATATAAAGAACACtcacaaatacttaaaaaatgctattaaattAGCAAAAAGCGAGATTGATCCCCGTACTGCACAAATTCTAACAGAAGCTTTGTATGACACGATAGGAGGACATTTAAAAAGTGAAATTCTGCCAAACgtaaaattttcttattatgCTGGTTACATACCTTATAAAAATGCAAGACAACTCCATGACTTATATGaacaaatcaaaataagttTGAATACTCAAGGGTTGGGGTGGAAACGACCCGCGCGGGTACCTCAGTGGTCTAACTTAACtgtttctaaaatattaataggcTCTGGGAAATTTTTAGACCCTTGTCACTGCTTAGTCACCAAACGCGATGGGAACAAGTGTATTCATATACCTCCTCCTAGAATGGACGATAAACACGAACCTTCGGCGATATATTTGCCGCTAAAAAATGAGGAATTAGTTAGTTTAACTTCACCCAAAtcagaaaatatacttttgaaatattacacAACAGTCTCCAGATGTATATTGCGTAGTTCCCCAACAAATTGTCGCCACGCAGACTTTGTTAATTTCAACAACGAGTTGTGGCATTGGATGAAACGTGATGTAGCGCCACACTTAGCTGATGAAAAGTTATATACAGCTTATGGTGGAGTTTTACGAATAGCAGCCGCAGTCCAAACATATGGGAAAGGTTTATCAAGACGTAACCTATTTGAATTCCAGGACGCTACGGTAGGCAGATGGAACCCATGGCTCCAACTCACTCACTCCTTTATTCACGTGAACACGGATTGGACGCCAACATTGTATGTTTCATTAGTCGTCATGGCCGCTATAGCCATTTGCCTTTTACAAGTTTGTTATACTTATGTCTTCGGAGAAGCTAATTCCTGCCACTGTAAAGGCAAGCCGAAGGGCAGCAAATCTCAAGAAGTGGCATATTCCAAGGTAGACAGTACCTTCCCAGCCGTTTTTCCGGATCATAGTTCTATCATATTCAGCGCCAGAAAGCGAACAAAACGGTCTACCATGTCTAAAACGTCTTCTGTAACTACAGTAAAATCGAAAAAAATGAGTGATGTGAATgttgataaagataatattgaGCTCGATGACTCGAGTAGCAATGAATATGATGACGAGGTGTCAACGTCATCGAAAATAGATACTGAACGGGCACAAAAGCCTGAGGTCGAGGCAAGCAGGCCGAAAAGTCCACCAAAAATAGAGACTTCAATGGCACAGTTGACGATTGAAAAGCCTCGATCCCAGCAGTCCGGGAAGAAAATAACGAAACCGATGTATTCAACGAGTACGTTGACGCGGTCGGACGCTACGTGCTGTCGCGAGGCGCTCAGTGACTCGGCGTGGTCGGCCACGTCATCGAGCTCATCAGACAAGTCTGCTAGTTCATCTAGTTCCAAATCTCACAGTCAAAGGTCGAGGAGTTCCCGAGACTTAGCGTGGGCGCGTCACGTCATATCTAAGCATAATCGTAGGGGAGTAGACAAGTCGTCTGGAACTGAAATAGACGGATCGTTCGCCACACCACCCACCCGCCGGTAG